From one Paramormyrops kingsleyae isolate MSU_618 chromosome 1, PKINGS_0.4, whole genome shotgun sequence genomic stretch:
- the LOC111846992 gene encoding A-type voltage-gated potassium channel KCND2-like isoform X2 — protein sequence MAAENATWLPFAQAAAIGWIPVARSSMPGPPAHRKAPDGFIILNVSGTRFQTWRNTLERFPNTLLGCTERDFFFHEETNEYFFDRDPELFRHILNFYRTGKLHYPRHECVSAYDEELAFFGIMQENMGDCCYEDYKDHKCENLERMQDAQDTLTKENHENDVLAVSVLANVLETVPCGTSAKTTVSCGKRYQLQFFCLDTACVMIFTMEYLLRLFAAPNRLKFVKTVMSIIDVVAIMPYYIGLFMTDKGEVSGAFVTLRVFRVFRIFKFSRHSAGLRILGNTLKSCFSELGFLLFSLTMAIIIFATVIFYAEKGVKRSKFTSIPASFWYTIVTMTTLGYGDMVPKTIMGKVFGSICSLCGVLVIALPVPVIVSNFIRIYQQSQRSEKRQAQKKSRLVMTRLARKSGASSYLQYKHGGLLRGSKEEVSRDTGQARSKKNNSSFQTEQHHLLYCLERTTNHEFVDEQTHQMCSTVMGPQISSRSPSSSSRSFCLRKKKRFSLPKVTMTARLQGNFQEFSHLQEGPPTSRRSRLNAVVDESGPLNREQHHLQDPFISSPRVSQDSTFTVSAV from the exons ATGGCAGCAGAAAATGCAACTTGGCTTCCCTTTGCCCAAGCGGCAGCTATAGGGTGGATACCGGTGGCGAGGTCTTCCATGCCGGGTCCGCCAGCGCACCGGAAAGCACCTGACGGCTTCATTATTCTCAATGTCAGTGGAACAAGATTTCAGACTTGGCGTAACACTTTAGAGCGGTTCCCGAATACATTACTTGGCTGCACTGaacgagatttttttttccacgaaGAAACTAATGAGTACTTCTTCGATCGAGACCCTGAGCTCTTCAGACACATCCTGAACTTTTATCGCACTGGTAAATTGCACTACCCGCGACACGAGTGCGTTTCGGCGTACGACGAAGAGCTGGCTTTCTTCGGGATCATGCAGGAGAACATGGGGGACTGTTGTTACGAAGATTACAAGGACCATAAGTGTGAGAACCTGGAACGGATGCAGGATGCGCAGGACACACTGACAAAAGAGAATCACGAGAACGATGTTCTTGCTG TTTCCGTCCTGGCCAACGTGTTAGAAACGGTACCATGTGGGACCTCAGCGAAGACGACAGTCTCCTGCGGGAAGCGCTACCAGCTGCAGTTCTTCTGCTTAGATACTGCCTGTGTGATGATTTTCACGATGGAATACCTGTTGCGTCTGTTTGCTGCGCCAAACCGACTCAAGTTTGTTAAAACTGTGATGAGTATTATAGATGTGGTTGCGATCATGCCATATTACATAGGACTCTTCATGACTGACAAAGGCGAGGTGAGCGGAGCCTTTGTCACTTTGAGGGTGTTCCGAGTGTTTCGCATTTTCAAGTTCTCCCGTCATTCTGCAGGCCTGCGTATTCTGGGCAACACTTTGAAGAGCTGTTTCTCCGAGCTGGGGTTTTTGCTCTTTTCTTTGACGATGGCTATCATTATTTTTGCAACGGTGATATTCTACGCAGAGAAAGGTGTGAAAAGGAGCAAGTTCACCAGCATCCCAGCATCCTTCTGGTATACTATTGTCACAATGACCACGCTCGG GTATGGTGACATGGTTCCAAAGACCATCATGGGAAAAGTTTTTGGGTCGATCTGTTCACTGTGTGGGGTGCTGGTCATTGCTCtgcctgtgcctgtgattgtcTCCAATTTCATCCGCATCTACCAGCAAAGCCAGCGTTCAGAAAAGCGGCAAGCACAAAAG AAAAGCAGGCTGGTTATGACTCGGCTTGCCAGGAAGAGTGGTGCTAGCAGCTATTTGCAGTACAAGCACGGTGGGCTCTTGAGAGGCTCCAAGGAAGAG GTATCTAGGGACACTGGACAGGCACGGTCTAAGAAGAATAACTCCAGTTTTCAGACTgaacagcaccacctgctgtaCTGCCTGGAGAGGACCACG AACCATGAATTTGTGGATGAGCAGACCCATCAGATGTGCTCCACGGTGATGGGGCCCCAGATCTCTTCACGTTCTCCTTCCTCTTCATCACGAAGCTTTTGcctgaggaaaaaaaagaggTTCAGTCTGCCCAAAGTTACAATGACTGCCAGACTCCAGGGCAACTTTCAGGAATTCAGCCACCTGCAGGAAGGACCTCCAACCAGCCG GCGCTCAAGACTGAATGCTGTTGTAGATGAGTCAGGACCCCTAAATAGAGAACAGCACCACCTGCAGGATCCCTTCATCAGCTCACCCAGGGTCTCGCAAGACAGTACTTTTACAGTGTCTGCTGTATAG
- the LOC111846992 gene encoding A-type voltage-gated potassium channel KCND2-like isoform X1 — protein sequence MAAENATWLPFAQAAAIGWIPVARSSMPGPPAHRKAPDGFIILNVSGTRFQTWRNTLERFPNTLLGCTERDFFFHEETNEYFFDRDPELFRHILNFYRTGKLHYPRHECVSAYDEELAFFGIMQENMGDCCYEDYKDHKCENLERMQDAQDTLTKENHENDVLAGMTLKQSMWRAFENPHTSTPALVIYYVTGFFIAVSVLANVLETVPCGTSAKTTVSCGKRYQLQFFCLDTACVMIFTMEYLLRLFAAPNRLKFVKTVMSIIDVVAIMPYYIGLFMTDKGEVSGAFVTLRVFRVFRIFKFSRHSAGLRILGNTLKSCFSELGFLLFSLTMAIIIFATVIFYAEKGVKRSKFTSIPASFWYTIVTMTTLGYGDMVPKTIMGKVFGSICSLCGVLVIALPVPVIVSNFIRIYQQSQRSEKRQAQKKSRLVMTRLARKSGASSYLQYKHGGLLRGSKEEVSRDTGQARSKKNNSSFQTEQHHLLYCLERTTNHEFVDEQTHQMCSTVMGPQISSRSPSSSSRSFCLRKKKRFSLPKVTMTARLQGNFQEFSHLQEGPPTSRRSRLNAVVDESGPLNREQHHLQDPFISSPRVSQDSTFTVSAV from the exons ATGGCAGCAGAAAATGCAACTTGGCTTCCCTTTGCCCAAGCGGCAGCTATAGGGTGGATACCGGTGGCGAGGTCTTCCATGCCGGGTCCGCCAGCGCACCGGAAAGCACCTGACGGCTTCATTATTCTCAATGTCAGTGGAACAAGATTTCAGACTTGGCGTAACACTTTAGAGCGGTTCCCGAATACATTACTTGGCTGCACTGaacgagatttttttttccacgaaGAAACTAATGAGTACTTCTTCGATCGAGACCCTGAGCTCTTCAGACACATCCTGAACTTTTATCGCACTGGTAAATTGCACTACCCGCGACACGAGTGCGTTTCGGCGTACGACGAAGAGCTGGCTTTCTTCGGGATCATGCAGGAGAACATGGGGGACTGTTGTTACGAAGATTACAAGGACCATAAGTGTGAGAACCTGGAACGGATGCAGGATGCGCAGGACACACTGACAAAAGAGAATCACGAGAACGATGTTCTTGCTGGTATGACCCTGAAACAGTCCATGTGGAGAGCTTTTGAAAATCCGCACACGAGCACTCCGGCTCTGGTGATTTATTATGTCACTGGGTTTTTCATCGCAGTTTCCGTCCTGGCCAACGTGTTAGAAACGGTACCATGTGGGACCTCAGCGAAGACGACAGTCTCCTGCGGGAAGCGCTACCAGCTGCAGTTCTTCTGCTTAGATACTGCCTGTGTGATGATTTTCACGATGGAATACCTGTTGCGTCTGTTTGCTGCGCCAAACCGACTCAAGTTTGTTAAAACTGTGATGAGTATTATAGATGTGGTTGCGATCATGCCATATTACATAGGACTCTTCATGACTGACAAAGGCGAGGTGAGCGGAGCCTTTGTCACTTTGAGGGTGTTCCGAGTGTTTCGCATTTTCAAGTTCTCCCGTCATTCTGCAGGCCTGCGTATTCTGGGCAACACTTTGAAGAGCTGTTTCTCCGAGCTGGGGTTTTTGCTCTTTTCTTTGACGATGGCTATCATTATTTTTGCAACGGTGATATTCTACGCAGAGAAAGGTGTGAAAAGGAGCAAGTTCACCAGCATCCCAGCATCCTTCTGGTATACTATTGTCACAATGACCACGCTCGG GTATGGTGACATGGTTCCAAAGACCATCATGGGAAAAGTTTTTGGGTCGATCTGTTCACTGTGTGGGGTGCTGGTCATTGCTCtgcctgtgcctgtgattgtcTCCAATTTCATCCGCATCTACCAGCAAAGCCAGCGTTCAGAAAAGCGGCAAGCACAAAAG AAAAGCAGGCTGGTTATGACTCGGCTTGCCAGGAAGAGTGGTGCTAGCAGCTATTTGCAGTACAAGCACGGTGGGCTCTTGAGAGGCTCCAAGGAAGAG GTATCTAGGGACACTGGACAGGCACGGTCTAAGAAGAATAACTCCAGTTTTCAGACTgaacagcaccacctgctgtaCTGCCTGGAGAGGACCACG AACCATGAATTTGTGGATGAGCAGACCCATCAGATGTGCTCCACGGTGATGGGGCCCCAGATCTCTTCACGTTCTCCTTCCTCTTCATCACGAAGCTTTTGcctgaggaaaaaaaagaggTTCAGTCTGCCCAAAGTTACAATGACTGCCAGACTCCAGGGCAACTTTCAGGAATTCAGCCACCTGCAGGAAGGACCTCCAACCAGCCG GCGCTCAAGACTGAATGCTGTTGTAGATGAGTCAGGACCCCTAAATAGAGAACAGCACCACCTGCAGGATCCCTTCATCAGCTCACCCAGGGTCTCGCAAGACAGTACTTTTACAGTGTCTGCTGTATAG